The genomic window AGCTTGCCAAGCGATCTAAGAGACCGGCTGTTGCAATTGGCGGTATCAGTACAGAAAATTTCAAGGAGATTCAAACAACCACTGTTGCCGGTTGCGCTGTGATTTCTGCAATCACAAGATCCGCAGATTTAACTGATACAATAAAAAGATTAACAATAGGAGGTTAGAAAATGGAACATCATGGAAGCTGTCTATGCGGTAGCGTAAGTTTCACAATCAAACATGCCGATCCAGATGTATCTGCTTGTCATTGTGGAATGTGTAGGAAGTGGACGGCTGGACCGTTATTATCGATTGATGCAGGACATTCAGAAAATGTTCTTTTCGAAGGGATAGAGCACATTGGGCGATATCGCTCGTCTGAATGGGCAGAACGAGGCTTTTGCAAAAATTGTGGTTCTTCTTTGTTTTATCACGGTTTGGATGATGATAGCTACTATATTCCCATCGATTTGCTGGATACAGTCAATCAAGCTCAGCTAACATTGGAAATCATGTATGATAACAAACCAGCCTATTACAGCTTCAGTAATCAGACCGAAAAAATGACAGAAGCTCAGGTTTATCAACAGTTTGTAGAGGATACAACGAGCACAGAAAAATAGAATGTTTTATCTATGTCAACTAAATTAGAAAAATGAATATATCATGAGAATGAAAAAGTGGACAAACCTTGCTAAACAGAAGGTTTATCCGCTTTTTTCTGTTATGCAAATGAATAATTATAAACAAAGGATAGAAAATGATGGCGAAATGATAATAAATAATCAGATATTTTAAGAGAACAATTGAGTTCACTGGAAAAACGAGTATGATAATACTATTGAAAATGGATTTAAAACAGAGAAACTGAGTCTGAAAGACGGAATGCCATTATTCATGATGTGTTTATTTCAATCAAAGGAAGTGTTTTTATGGAACAAAAACAGCTGAGATGGTTTAGTGTGGGGCTGATTGCCTTCAACATGGTTTGGGGAATTGGTAATGTTGTTAATAATTATGCGCAGCAGGGAATTTCTGTTGTAACGTCGTGGCTATTGATTTTGGTGCTTTACTTCATTCCATATGCCTTGATTGTTGGTCAACTTGGGTCGACCTTCAAAGATAGTAATGGCGGTGTAAGCTCATGGGTACAAAACACGAGTACTAAGCGGCTGGCATATTACGCGGCTTGGACGTACTGGGTTGTTCACATTCCCTATTTAGCACAAAAACCTCAGGCGATTTTGATTGCTTTAGGCTGGGCGATTCAAGGCAATGGGAACTTGGTAAATACAATGTCTATTGCAACAGTTTCTTTCTTATCATTGATTATCTTTTTGCTTTTTCTCCTATTGTCCACTCGTGGATTGGCAACGCTAAAAGTAATCGGAGGGATCGCCGGAACTGCGACCTTCGTGATGTCGATGCTATTTATTCTTTTTGCTGTAGGTGCTCCTGCAATCAACTCATCGGTTGAATTTGCAACACCTCACATGGAGCAAATCAGTACGTATATTCCAAAATTTGATTTTAGCTATTTTACGACAGTTTCCATGCTGGTCTTTGCAGTCGGCGGGGCTGAAAAGATTTCTCCTTATGTCAATGCAACAAAGAATCCTGCGAAAGAGTTTCCAAAGGGAATGATTTTCCTTGCAGCAATGGTTGGTGCTTCAGCAGTATTAGGTTCATTTGCAATGGGGATGTTGTTCGCAAGTAACAATATTCCAGAAGATTTGATGGCCAATGGTGCGTACAGTGCATTCCAAATTCTGGGTGAATATTACGGCGTTGGAAATTTATTGATGATTATTTATGCGTTGACAAATGGTGCTGGACAGATTGCTGCTTTAGCATTTTCTATTGATGCGCCACTAAAAATTCTTCTTGCTGATGCAGATCCTGAGTTTGTTCCGTCAGCTCTTCGTAAGAAAACGAAAAAAGGGACACTTGTTAATGGATACTGGTTAACAGGTATTCTTGTCAGTATCATCATCGCGCTGCCAATGTTTGGATTGAAGAATATGAACGAATTAGTAAAATGGTTGACAAATCTGAACTCTGTAGTGATGCCGATGCGCTATCTTTGGGTATTCTTTGCCTATATGATGCTGAACAAAGCCTATAAGAACTATCAGTCAGAGTACAAATTTATGAAGAATCCTAAAGCCGGATTTATCTTTGGCCTATGGTGTTTCTTATTTACTGCATTTGCCTGTGTCTTGGGGATGGTACCGAAATTTGATTTTGCTGCAGATCCGCAAGGATGGTTTTTCCAATTAGCTTCCAATATCTTGACACCGATTGTCTTGATTTTGTTAGGAATGATTTTGCCGGCAATTGCACGAAAAGAAAAGAATACATTATAATCTAAAATCATAATATTATCCGAAAAACGGGCGGATTATCCGGAAATTGTATATCAATCTTTTCGGATAGTTCGCTTTATTTCTGAAATAGTAGCTATTTTACTTGAAGTGAGAGGGCTTATTAAGGCCGTAAAATAGGAAAAAAACGAACGATCCTACAAGGATTTTTGCTGAATTTACTGAAAAATGGTAAAATAGTTTCTGTTGACTCATAAATAGTGGTTTTTTTATAAAAAATTGAGAGCAATTTTCGTTTATAAACGGTATAATTATTGTTGAAGTGTATTTTTTCTTTTTTGAAAGATGATTATAAACTAATATAAAGACTATTCGAGGAAGTGAGAACAATTAGTAAACGAGGTAAAAAGTCAGACGTTGAGAAAAAATCTGTCTTTCTATGTAAGACAGTCGATCCTGAATTTTTAGGTAGAGAAATTTATGCTGACAATGTTGAAACACTCCACAATTTTTATTTGATTCGCGAAATAAATCTGGCAAAGGATTACCAAAATTTGGCCGAAGGTGAGGCCTATTTTGATGCCATCTGTGATAGTTGGGACGCGGCAGAAGAATTCAATAAACTAGTCGTCAAAAAAATCTATATGTATGTAGAAACTGAATTGATGTACTACACGTTGCTTATGGGAAGCTTTGAACCGTTGAACAGAGAAGCGAAGTCCCAGCTAAAGCAATGGTTGACAGATGTAACCGTTGAAAAAGAAGCCCATTCTCTTACGCATAAAGGCAATACAGAGGTTGAATCGGCTGAATTGAACAGCGTGATGAAGCAAATGATGGAAGCCTCAAACGAAATGTTCCGTTTGCGAAAAATGATTGGTGACCTGAGTGAAACAATCGGTCAAGCGAGACTTGAAGCGAAGGCACAGCCGCTGATGTCACGAAGTGTGCACACCATCCATTTGAAGCGGGCGCAACCATTGGTCATAGATAATGAAGAAGTTTCTAAAGAGCCTATCAAAAAAATCGAACAAAAAGAAGAAGCACCCACTATAGATGGGGAGTATTCAGAAGAACCGGTCATTGAGATCCAACAGGTGACGATCGAACCAACCGAACCGGCAGAAGAGGAAATAGAAACCGGAAAAAAGCCGATGAACGGATCGAGTTCAGAAACGGTCCAAGAAGATATCCAGTTAGCCGAAGAGGATACAGCCTTACTAAAAGAGCGAAAAGATGAGAAAGCAGAAGTAGAGGAATCCTCTGCGGATAAGCTCAGACGCAAAAATTTGGAAAATCAAACAGAAAAAGCAGTGATTGAAGAAGCGAAGGCAGAGAAACCATTGCCGGAAGTGAAACAACCTGAAATTTCTGATGAAGAACGTCGTAATTTACTATTATCAAAGCTGATTCTAGAAAAAGAGAAGACAAGAAAAAGGACTCCAGGGAATTGGCCACGTTTTTCTAAACTGTTGCAGGATAGCCACATGGTACCTGCACCGAAGAAAATCCCGAACTTTTCAAGAAGTGAGATGGAGAACCTTGAGGATGACATTTATCTTCGTTTCATGAATAAACGAATCAATATTGGCAAGAAAAAAAGTCGGGATCAGAAAAGGCGTATCCCTCAATCTGAACTGTTAAGCCAAATTTCAAAGGCCGAATACCTCAGTTACTCATGGGGACAAGTGCTAAAACAACGTAAAGAGGACGTATTGATTTGTAACCGTCTGAGTAGTGCAGGCTTGGTCAGTGGGCTAGATGATTTTCTTTATGATATGAAGCGAACGGCTAACAGACCTTCATTGCTTACAAAAAAAGTCAGATGTTCAGTTGACAAGCTGAGAAGATTGGATGGCTACGTGTTGATGGATCAATATATGCAGAAGTTGAGCCAGATATCTAAAGAAGACTATAAATAGAATGTCTGCTACGTAGGTAGAGAGTTATTATAATTAAAAATAGAAGACGGCAACGAATCCATTTTTTAGGAATTCGTTGCCGTCTTTGTCTATTTCTAAATACTTTTTTATCAAAAACGATTAAGCAATAGAACAGTGCTTTTCCGGTATCTTATAAAAGCAACAAATCATATAACAATACGATTTGTTGCCAAAAATCGAATATAATCACTTTTTTAAAGGAAATATGTATTTTATTTGATAACTTTTGACTATGGAAACTAAGCCTTTTTATTAGAATAGCTGTTCATATATCCACATTTTGCAACAGCTTAATATTTATGATACAAGAATTGCACCGACAGGTCAGTACTATAATGTGGGGTATTATGAGGAAAAAACGACATTGACCTTTACAACGACATTCAGTAGTACGGACAAACTTGCTATTGTAAAACCGGATATTGTTTTACTTGACACACCGAAGTTTAAAAAATCTGTAGATGCCTTACAGGAAAAAGGTGTGGATATGAAAGTAAATGGTCGACATGCAGAAGCGAAGGTAAGTGCAGAAAAAGATCAATTACTATGGACAACGATTCCTTTTGACAAAGGCTGGAAAGTATATGTAGATGGAAAAGAAGAAGCAATACAAAGTTTTAAAGGGGCTTTCCTATCTGTTCCGTTAAGTGCCGGTGAACACGACGTTGAATTTGTCTTTTTACCTTATGGCTTGAGGCTGGGAGCAGGGCTGTCTATTTTTAGCTTGCTTGGCTTCGGGGGGGTATTGGTATTATTTGAAAAAGAAGAAAACAAAGACTGATAGAATGAAATAGCAGGAACCGTTAGATACTTATTGATGAAGTGTTTATACTAGAAAAAAGTTCGACAAAGAGAAATTGTCGGGCTTTTTTCTGCTGTAGAGAAAGTATTCTTGTCTTGTAAAGAAGATAAAACGAGTGTTTATAAAAGAAAATTGATTCTTACCCACAAATAATAGTGAAAAACTTCGATTTTATAGTATAATTTTCAAGATGGCAGAAAGGTGGAGAGACCATGAAAAAAAATCCAATATATGCGGTCGTTGATATAGAAACCACCGGGACCGATCCTCAGGTAGACCGAATCATTCAATTCGGTTGTGTGTTGATCGAAGAAGGGAAGATTGTCACGCGTTTTTCAACAGATGTGAATCCGGGACGGAGTATTTCTCCACAAATTCAACACTTGACGGGAATCACGAATAAACAAGTGACTAAAGCACCCTATTTTGAAGATATTGCCTTGACCATTCATCATTTATTGGCAGACACGATTTTCGTTGCGCATAATATTTATTTTGATTATTCCTTTTTAAATAAAGAGCTTCAACGCTGTGGTGCACCGGAGTTACAAATTCCGGGTATCGATACGGTTGAGCTTTCACAAATATTTTTTCCCACTGAAAAAAGTTTTCGTCTAAGTGATTTATCCGAGAGCTTAGGCCTGGTTCATGAGAATCCGCATCAGGCGGACAGTGATGCTCAGGTAACAGCGGAGGTTTTTCTACTGATTGAAAAAAGAATCAGAACGCTTCCTCTATTGTCATTGAAAATGATTTTATTATTGAGTGACCAGTTAGGAATGGAGACAGGTGCTTACTTGAATAGACTGTATGAAGAAATGAAGGTGCAGCCCATTCCATTGAAAGAGGGCCTGCAAGTGATTGATGGGCTTGTTTTAAGAAAAAAAGTTCTTCCTTACTTTGAAACATCTGTCTATGAGACTGGCGCGTATCCAACATCGAAGAAACAAAAAGAGCGAGTATTTGCTAAGCAATTGACTTACCGTAAGGAACAAAGTCGAATGATGAATGATGTTTTTAAACATTTTACCGAGGGGAAAGAGAAAAATCTGTTCATTGAGGCTGCGACAGGGATAGGAAAAACATTTGGGTATTTGTTTCCAAGCAGCTACTTTGCTGAACCGAAGAAGCCGGTAATCGTCAGTACGGTATCAATCATGCTTCAAAATCAGCTTTTTGAAAAAGATATTCCATTTACGAATCGTTTTGCAGAGAAAAAGCTGCAGGCGACGGTCTTAAAAAGTCATCGTCATTATCTTGATCTTCAACGGTTTAGAGAAACCTTGAAGAACCCAATCAAGCAAAAACAATATGCGCTTTATCAAATGAGAGTATTGGTCTGGCTTTTGGAAACAGAGACAGGAGATCTCGACGAACTGCAGTTGATCAATTTTAATCATATTTTTTGGAAAGATACTATCCATAGAGGGACAGAGCTTTTGAAGAAGGATGATCCTCTCTATCAAGAAGATTTTGTTCGATTTCTTTATAAAAAAGCGGAGCAAAGCAATCTGCTGATCGTCAATCATGCCTTTTTGATGCAGGAATCATTTAGAAAGCACCCGTTACTACCGAAAGAGGCGAGTCTGATCATCGATGAGGCACATCATTTACCGGATGTCGTAAAACGTACTGCGCTGCAGACGATTCCGATTTATGCTTTTCAAAAGCAGGTCGTCCAAGCTCGCGAAGAAGGTCAGCTTTTCGATCAAGTAATCTCTCTACTGGAGAAACTACCTACTGAAAAACGGTATGTTGAGATGTACTCCCGCACACTGATTGATATTGTGGAAGATCTGAAAGACTTTGCTTATGAGTTGGGGCAGATTTTGGTCATTGATAAGCGTGAACAGCTACAAGAATCTGTGATTCAGAAGACGCAGTTCGATCAGCTTTCCTTAGAAGGAGAAAAGCTGATTCGAAAAATTGAGACCTACTTGAGTGATTTGGAAGAAATACAACAACAGGTTCGAACAGGAATCGATCGTCAGTTGGAAAGATTTTCTGTTTCTGAACGGATGAAGCTCACTGCGCTATTTCAACTGTTTTCAGAGGTTTCCAATCTGGCTGAATGTTTTGATATCTTTGTTAATCAATGGGAAGCTCATTGGGTCAAGGAATATCGAACCGATAAAAAAGGGCTGACTATACTTGCGGTCAATGATCTGAGTGCCGGGATGATCAAAAAGGCCAGTTGGTATCCTAATTATCAGCATATTCTCTATACAGGCGGAACATTGGTTTTTTGGAAAAACCGACAGTACTTGCCGGATAAACTTGGGGTAGATGATTTCTCTGTTAAGGTTTTGCCGGACCCTTATGATTATGAAAAATCTGCTCGACTCTATGTTCCTAAGCTTCCAATGGATATCCATGAGGTGTCAGATGCGGAGTTTGCTGAATATATTAGTCAGATAGTAGAACAGGTAGCGAGGCAGGAAGATCGCCCGATTTTAGTTCTGTTCACTTCCCATGAGGTACTCAGAAAAACATATAGTCATTTGCATCAATCGATGATGAATATTGGGAGAGAGGTCATGGCTCAAGGAATTAGTGGCACGAGAGAGAAATTATTGAAACGGTTTTACCATAGTAAAAACAGCATTTTACTCGGTGCAGATAGTTTTTGGGAAGGAGTAGACCTTCCAGGAGATTCCCTGCAACTATTGATTGTCACGCGGTTGCCTTTTGAAAACCCGAAACGACTACTAGTCAAAGCGGAGTATGAATACCTTGAAGCACAGGGAATCAATCCTTTTACAGGGGAAGCCCTTCCTAAAGCGTCTATGCGATTACGACAGGCACTGGGGCGGCTCATTCGTTCTGAAAATGACCATGGTGTACTGCTGGTGTTGGATCGTCGACTTGTCCGAACAAAATACGGTAAGCGAATGCTAAGAGCTTTGCCTAAACGGTTACCAGTTGAAGAACTATCATTAGACGAAACGTTGCTATCTATCCATGAATTTTTTAAAGAAAAAGGATAATTTTCTCCATCGTGTATCAAAAAGAATTTATTTTCTGATATAATGAAAAACAGTAAGTTTTGAAAGGACGAACGTGATCGTGACATCAGATGAGCAGAAAGAACACAAAAGGGTTGTCATACTTTTGGCACTTGTTGCCATTTTGTTGACCATTATTGTTATGTTAAGTATTTTTTATATCCGTTCGACCCATTCAAAGTCTCAAGCACGAAAAGAAGCGGTCAAAATCGCGGAAGAACATGCGCAGTTGGATTCTGTGGAGGACTTCTACTGGTTCAATCGAGACGAAACCTACTTTGGTTTGACTGGAAAAGATGCATCTGGGAATGAAATTGTCGTCATTATCCCTGAAAAGGGTGGAGATATCTTGACGTTTGATCAAGAAGAAGGTCTCACGGAAGGTCAAGCGAAGCAAGTAGTGAAAGAGCGCTATGGTGAAGAAAATGTTCAAAAAGTCAATCTCGGTATGTTTGACGGTAAAGCAGTTTGGGAAGTTGTCTGCAAGTCATCTGAAGGGGCGCTGAACTATTATTTGATTGCCTTTGAAAATGGTGAGGAAGTCAACACTGTTCTTGGGATTTGAGTGAAGAGCAACGAGAACCGTATTATTAATCAGTCATCTGGGTAGTTTATGCTTGGTTAGCTCAGATGTTGCCATTAGTAAAAACAGCTTCATAAACTAGAATAGTCGTTTTTATGACGAGTTGTTCGTTGTATCTCTATAGAAGCGGGATAAATCAAAATGAGGGGTGGAAGTATGAAACTATCAAAACGTGCACAGCAGTTGGCACCTTCGGTTACTTTAGCGGCATCAACAAAGGCTAAAAAGCTAAAAAGCGAAGGAAAGGATGTCTTAAATCTGACGGTTGGGGAGCCAGATTTTGCTACACCGAAAAATATTCAAGAGGCAGCGATTCAGGCAATCACAGATGGCAGAGCGAGCTATTACACTCCGTCAGCTGGAATTCCGGAGCTAAGACAGGCAGTTGTTGAAATGATCCACAGAGAGTATGGCTTGGATTATGATGCAAAACAAGTAATTATCACAGATGGGGCTAAATATTCCTTGTATCTTTTGTTTCAGGCGATGCTTGATGCGGGGGATGAAGTTATTATTCCGGTTCCATATTGGGTCAGCTATGGTGAACAGGTAAAACTTGCTGAGGGAACACCGGTTTTTGTTTCCTGTGAAGAAGAGAATGATTTCAAGGTAACAGTCGATCAACTGGAAGCAGTTCGAACAGACCAGACGAGGGCAATGATTTTGAATTCACCTTCTAATCCAACAGGGATGATTTATACGAAAGAAGAGCTGTTGGCTATTGGAAACTGGGCTGTAGCACATGATATCATGATTGTATCAGATGACATATATGGTCAGCTTGTATACAATGGCAACACTTTTACTCCTCTGGCAACAGTATCAGAAGCAATCCGAAAACAGACCATCATCATTAATGGTGTATCGAAATCTTATGCAATGACAGGCTGGAGAATCGGTTATACGATTGCTGATGAACAGCTTATTGGAGCTATGAACAATATTGCCTCTCATTCAACTAGCAACCCAACAGCTGTCAGTCAATATGCGGCAGTAGAAGCGTTGAATGGCAATCAAGATACAGTAGAAGCAATGAGAAAGTCATTTGAGGAACGGTTGAATACGATTTATCCTAAAGCAGCAGCCCTGCCAGGATTTAAGTTGACCAAGCCTCAAGGTGCATTTTATCTGTTTCCGAATATTCGTGAAACATTGACTTTGTGCGGGTATGATGACGTGACGACTTGGGTAGATGACTTGCTTGAAGAAGCTTATGTTGCCTTGGTAACAGGTGAGGGCTTCGGTTCTTCGGACCACATCCGTATCAGTTATGCGTCGGATCTAGCTGTATTGGAGCAGGCAATTGAACGAATCGCTGGATTTATCGATAAAAAAATCCAGGAAAACAACTAAGAACAACTCAATTCGGGATTGGTAAAAATTGAAGGAACGGGAGAGACAATAGTGGAACAAATTCAAATCATTGATTCAAAAAATCATGTAGGCGAGACAGTAAAAATCGGTGCTTGGGTAGCGAATAAGCGTTCAAGTGGTAAAATTGCTTTTTTACAACTTCGTGATGGTACAGCTTATTTTCAAGGAATTGTCGTGAAAAGTGAAGTAGAGGAAGAGGTCTTCCAGCTTGCGAAAGGACTCAATCAGGAAACAGCAGTGCTGATTACGGGGGAAGTGAGAGAAGATACTCGTTCAAAATTCGGCTATGAAATTGGAATCACCGGCATCGAAGTAGTTGGGGAGAGTCATGATTACCCGATCACACCAAAAGAACATGGAACAGATTTTTTGATGGACCATCGCCACTTATGGTTGCGTTCTTCAAAACAGCATGCTGTAATGCAAGTTCGTAATGAAATCATCCGTGCAACCTATGAATTTTTCAACACGAATGGTTTTGTGAAAATCGATCCGCCTATCCTTACAGGAAGTGCGCCAGAAGGAACAACAGAACTGTTCCATACAAACTATTTTGACGAAGAAGCTTATTTATCACAAAGTGGTCAGTTATATATGGAAGCTGCTGCAATGGCATTCGGAAAAGTATTTTCTTTTGGTCCGACATTCCGTGCTGAAAAGTCTAAAACGCGTCGTCATCTGATTGAATTTTGGATGATAGAGCCTGAAATGGCCTTTATGCATCAAGAAGACAGTCTTGAAGTTCAGGAAAAGTATGTGGCCTTTTTAGTGCAGAACGTATTGGACAACTGTGATTATGCGTTGGATGTACTTGGTCGTGATAAAGAACTTCTTAAGAAGTACACAAACTTGCCATTCCCGCGCATTACTTATGATGATGCAGTAGAATTGCTGAAAAAGAACGGGTTTGAGGATATTGAATGGGGCGATGATTTTGGTTCGCCGCATGAAACCTTTATCGCTAATTCTTTTGAGCAGCCTGTGTTCATTTTGAACTATCCGAAAGCAATCAAACCATTTTACATGAAACCACATCCAACGAGAGAAGATGTCGTGATTTGTGCAGATATGATTGCACCAGAAGGCTATGGAGAAATCATTGGCGGCTCAGAAAGAGCAACCGATTATGAATTCGTATTGGAACAGATTCGCCAACATGGATTGGATGAGAAAGAATACTCATGGTATTTGGATTTGAGAAAATATGGTTCCGTTCCTCATTCTGGATTTGGTCTAGGTCTGGAACGTACAGTTACTTGGTTGACAGGGATCGAGCATGTTCGAGAGTCTATCCCATTCCCTCGTTTGTTAAATAGATTATATCCATAATCAGTAAAGTATTCTGCTACCGCAGTTCAGGCGCACAAGAGCCTGATTGTGGTAGTTTTTTTAGTGGGAAGTGACATCTGCAAGTTCGTTTTACAGTTTTTTTTGAAAATATCCACAATTTTTCCATAAGGGCTATTGATTGAATAAAGCAATCTGGGGTGCTAGACTCAATGTAAGCACTACAATGAACAAGAAGGGGGAATCTGTATGGAGAAAAATTTAATATGGGGGCGACTGTCGGAGCACCAGTCTTTTCTTTTTCAACAGTTGCCTGTAAGGAGGGATGCGCTGTTTTTATAGAGAAATTGAATGAAGTGGAATCATACAGTTCATCATTCCGAAAATTATGAAAGATTCATTCTTCGTTCCTGTTACTTGTTAGATTGGTTGCTTTTCTAAATAGCAGTCATAATGAGAAATGCGACCGTGTAAATTTTATGAAACAGATAAGTGAAAATCAAACGATTTTTTATGAAACAGAAACAATTTTTTTGTAAATCAATTAATGACATTAAAAGGGATCGGTACAAAAGCGAAATCTTCTAAATGGCCTTCAAAGCTACGGCTTTTTAGAGACGGGAATGACGGGTCAGAAAATACCGTTACTTTTGTACCGTCGCTTATTGTATTTTATAGGTAGACAATGCTATATGTCTGATAGGAACGCCTTCATTCCCATTTCTGAAACGAGTACATAATCCAAGCCTAATTGTAAGCTATTCAAAAAAGTGGTGTAAGTTGTTTAGAATTTCAGAATTATATGGTAAAATGAACGGAAAGCAAAGGTAAAGGACTGACGTGAATGGGAAATGCAGCACAAGTAACGAGAAAACATTTTCGATTTCCAGCCTATGATGATCAGGTAGGAGTAAAGCTGTCTACAGGAAATGGACGTAAGCTTTTTCAAAATGAACCGCTTTTGAATGAGCGAGGAAATTTTACTGCTGAAGGCTATCAGGAATTCGAATCTACAAATAAGAATACACCTACAAATGTAGCGACTAATACAGCAACAACAGCACCAAGACAATCTACAACAGTTTCTAAAAAGCAAGCAGCAATCGCTGATTTAAAGCAGCAAGAGCACACAAAGGAACAAGTGGAAGAATTAAAGCGCCACAAATTGAACCTTCCTGATTACTCAACACATCATAGCAGAGTAATGGAACCTCAAAAAAAGCCTAATTTATTTGGATCTATGCATAAGCAGAGCAAAGAAACGTTCGAATCTGCTACATTTGGCAGACGGACGACAGGGAGAAAAATCACTTCTTTCAATGACTCGAAAAAGTCAGAAGCACCTTATTTTGTTCCCACTTACGTTCCGGCTTCAGTGATACCGGATGAGGTCCCTAAGTTTACAGAGATTTCTGATCAGGATCTTTTGGCTGCTATGAAGAAGGATTCAACGTCCTATTTGATTTTGGATAATGAGGACACTTTGTTTAGAG from Enterococcus sp. 9E7_DIV0242 includes these protein-coding regions:
- a CDS encoding amino acid permease, with product MEQKQLRWFSVGLIAFNMVWGIGNVVNNYAQQGISVVTSWLLILVLYFIPYALIVGQLGSTFKDSNGGVSSWVQNTSTKRLAYYAAWTYWVVHIPYLAQKPQAILIALGWAIQGNGNLVNTMSIATVSFLSLIIFLLFLLLSTRGLATLKVIGGIAGTATFVMSMLFILFAVGAPAINSSVEFATPHMEQISTYIPKFDFSYFTTVSMLVFAVGGAEKISPYVNATKNPAKEFPKGMIFLAAMVGASAVLGSFAMGMLFASNNIPEDLMANGAYSAFQILGEYYGVGNLLMIIYALTNGAGQIAALAFSIDAPLKILLADADPEFVPSALRKKTKKGTLVNGYWLTGILVSIIIALPMFGLKNMNELVKWLTNLNSVVMPMRYLWVFFAYMMLNKAYKNYQSEYKFMKNPKAGFIFGLWCFLFTAFACVLGMVPKFDFAADPQGWFFQLASNILTPIVLILLGMILPAIARKEKNTL
- a CDS encoding pyridoxal phosphate-dependent aminotransferase; this translates as MKLSKRAQQLAPSVTLAASTKAKKLKSEGKDVLNLTVGEPDFATPKNIQEAAIQAITDGRASYYTPSAGIPELRQAVVEMIHREYGLDYDAKQVIITDGAKYSLYLLFQAMLDAGDEVIIPVPYWVSYGEQVKLAEGTPVFVSCEEENDFKVTVDQLEAVRTDQTRAMILNSPSNPTGMIYTKEELLAIGNWAVAHDIMIVSDDIYGQLVYNGNTFTPLATVSEAIRKQTIIINGVSKSYAMTGWRIGYTIADEQLIGAMNNIASHSTSNPTAVSQYAAVEALNGNQDTVEAMRKSFEERLNTIYPKAAALPGFKLTKPQGAFYLFPNIRETLTLCGYDDVTTWVDDLLEEAYVALVTGEGFGSSDHIRISYASDLAVLEQAIERIAGFIDKKIQENN
- a CDS encoding YfhO family protein, which translates into the protein MGYYEEKTTLTFTTTFSSTDKLAIVKPDIVLLDTPKFKKSVDALQEKGVDMKVNGRHAEAKVSAEKDQLLWTTIPFDKGWKVYVDGKEEAIQSFKGAFLSVPLSAGEHDVEFVFLPYGLRLGAGLSIFSLLGFGGVLVLFEKEENKD
- a CDS encoding helicase C-terminal domain-containing protein produces the protein MKKNPIYAVVDIETTGTDPQVDRIIQFGCVLIEEGKIVTRFSTDVNPGRSISPQIQHLTGITNKQVTKAPYFEDIALTIHHLLADTIFVAHNIYFDYSFLNKELQRCGAPELQIPGIDTVELSQIFFPTEKSFRLSDLSESLGLVHENPHQADSDAQVTAEVFLLIEKRIRTLPLLSLKMILLLSDQLGMETGAYLNRLYEEMKVQPIPLKEGLQVIDGLVLRKKVLPYFETSVYETGAYPTSKKQKERVFAKQLTYRKEQSRMMNDVFKHFTEGKEKNLFIEAATGIGKTFGYLFPSSYFAEPKKPVIVSTVSIMLQNQLFEKDIPFTNRFAEKKLQATVLKSHRHYLDLQRFRETLKNPIKQKQYALYQMRVLVWLLETETGDLDELQLINFNHIFWKDTIHRGTELLKKDDPLYQEDFVRFLYKKAEQSNLLIVNHAFLMQESFRKHPLLPKEASLIIDEAHHLPDVVKRTALQTIPIYAFQKQVVQAREEGQLFDQVISLLEKLPTEKRYVEMYSRTLIDIVEDLKDFAYELGQILVIDKREQLQESVIQKTQFDQLSLEGEKLIRKIETYLSDLEEIQQQVRTGIDRQLERFSVSERMKLTALFQLFSEVSNLAECFDIFVNQWEAHWVKEYRTDKKGLTILAVNDLSAGMIKKASWYPNYQHILYTGGTLVFWKNRQYLPDKLGVDDFSVKVLPDPYDYEKSARLYVPKLPMDIHEVSDAEFAEYISQIVEQVARQEDRPILVLFTSHEVLRKTYSHLHQSMMNIGREVMAQGISGTREKLLKRFYHSKNSILLGADSFWEGVDLPGDSLQLLIVTRLPFENPKRLLVKAEYEYLEAQGINPFTGEALPKASMRLRQALGRLIRSENDHGVLLVLDRRLVRTKYGKRMLRALPKRLPVEELSLDETLLSIHEFFKEKG
- a CDS encoding GFA family protein; amino-acid sequence: MEHHGSCLCGSVSFTIKHADPDVSACHCGMCRKWTAGPLLSIDAGHSENVLFEGIEHIGRYRSSEWAERGFCKNCGSSLFYHGLDDDSYYIPIDLLDTVNQAQLTLEIMYDNKPAYYSFSNQTEKMTEAQVYQQFVEDTTSTEK
- the asnS gene encoding asparagine--tRNA ligase, translated to MEQIQIIDSKNHVGETVKIGAWVANKRSSGKIAFLQLRDGTAYFQGIVVKSEVEEEVFQLAKGLNQETAVLITGEVREDTRSKFGYEIGITGIEVVGESHDYPITPKEHGTDFLMDHRHLWLRSSKQHAVMQVRNEIIRATYEFFNTNGFVKIDPPILTGSAPEGTTELFHTNYFDEEAYLSQSGQLYMEAAAMAFGKVFSFGPTFRAEKSKTRRHLIEFWMIEPEMAFMHQEDSLEVQEKYVAFLVQNVLDNCDYALDVLGRDKELLKKYTNLPFPRITYDDAVELLKKNGFEDIEWGDDFGSPHETFIANSFEQPVFILNYPKAIKPFYMKPHPTREDVVICADMIAPEGYGEIIGGSERATDYEFVLEQIRQHGLDEKEYSWYLDLRKYGSVPHSGFGLGLERTVTWLTGIEHVRESIPFPRLLNRLYP
- a CDS encoding DUF5590 domain-containing protein — encoded protein: MTSDEQKEHKRVVILLALVAILLTIIVMLSIFYIRSTHSKSQARKEAVKIAEEHAQLDSVEDFYWFNRDETYFGLTGKDASGNEIVVIIPEKGGDILTFDQEEGLTEGQAKQVVKERYGEENVQKVNLGMFDGKAVWEVVCKSSEGALNYYLIAFENGEEVNTVLGI